The genomic DNA CGAGGTGGAGGCGGAGGCGCCGGGGCGGGCGGGGCAGGCCTGGTCGTTGGATGTGCTGGTGGACGAGATTCACTGAGCACTCCCGGAGCATGCGTTGCAGTATGCGCAATGAGCTTTGCGCGTGCTGCATCGGCTGGGCAGGATGAGGCCATGGCTTCCTCCTCCCTGCTCGGGCTCGCTCCCGTTCTTCCCGTCGTCGTCATCGAGGACGTCGCCGATGCCGTGCCGCTCGCGCGGGCGCTGGTGGCCGGTGGGCTGCCGGCGATCGAGGTGACGTTGCGAACGCCGGTCGCGCTGGAGGCGTTGCGGGCGATCGCGGGTGAGGTGCCGGGGGCGGTGGTCGGGGCGGGGACCGTGCTGACTCCGGGGCAGGTGAAGGAGTGCGTGGCGGCGGGGGCGCGGTTCCTGGTCAGTCCCGGGTGGACGGAGTTGCTGCTGGAGGCGATGCAGGGGTCCGGGGTGCCGTTCCTGCCCGGGGTGTCGACCACGTCCGAGGTTGTCGCGCTGCTGGAGCGCGGGGTGCGGGAGATGAAGTTCTTCCCGGCTCAGGCGGCGGGCGGTACGGCGTATCTCCGGTCGCTGGCCGGGCCGTTGCCGCAGGCGCGGTTCTGTCCTACCGGTGGGATAGGGGTCAACTCCGCGCCGGAATACCTGGCGTTGCCCAACGTCGGCTGTGTGGGCGGGAGTTGGATGATCCCGGCGGACGCGGTGGCCGCGCGTGACTGGGGGCGGATCGAGGCGCTGGCCCGCGAAGCCGCGGCGCTCAGCGCAGGTGGGACGTGTCGTTGAACAGCCGTACGCTCGCGTTGCCGTCCGCGTAGTACGCCACGGTCGAGATCGATGCCGCCGACAGTTCCATGCGGAACAGGGACTCCGGCGGGGCGCCCAGGGCGAGTTGGACGAACGTCTTGATCGGGGTGACGTGGGTGACGAGCAGGACGGTGCGGCCCGCGTAGGCCTTGATCAGTCGGTCGCGGGTGGCGGCGATACGGGTTGCCGTCTCCGTGAAACTCTCGCCGCCGCCGGTGGGGTGGACCTCCGGGTCGTTGAGCCAGGTCGTCAGGTCTTCGGGGTATCGCTCACGTACCTCGCCGAAGGTGAGGCCCTCCCAGGCGCCGAAGTCCGTTTCGCGCAGGCCCTCTTCGATCGTGACGTCGAGGCCGAGGCGCTCCGCTACGGCTGCCGCGGTTTCCCTGGTGCGGGTGAGGGGGGAGGCGATGATGTGCTGGATGGTGCCTCGGGCCGCCAACGCGGTTGCGGCTCGGGTGGCTTGGTCCTGGCCGACGGGTGAGAGGGAAGGGTTGGTGCCGCCGCTGCCTGAGAAGCGCTTCTGGGGGGTGAGGGGGGTTTCGCCGTGGCGGAGGAGGACGAAGGTGGCGGGGGCGCCCATGTCTGCGGGGGCCCAACCGGGGCTGG from Streptomyces sp. NBC_01478 includes the following:
- the eda gene encoding bifunctional 4-hydroxy-2-oxoglutarate aldolase/2-dehydro-3-deoxy-phosphogluconate aldolase, with translation MASSSLLGLAPVLPVVVIEDVADAVPLARALVAGGLPAIEVTLRTPVALEALRAIAGEVPGAVVGAGTVLTPGQVKECVAAGARFLVSPGWTELLLEAMQGSGVPFLPGVSTTSEVVALLERGVREMKFFPAQAAGGTAYLRSLAGPLPQARFCPTGGIGVNSAPEYLALPNVGCVGGSWMIPADAVAARDWGRIEALAREAAALSAGGTCR